A window of the Streptococcus sp. 116-D4 genome harbors these coding sequences:
- the adcAII gene encoding zinc-binding lipoprotein AdcAII, translating to MKKQNLFLVLLSVFLLCLAACGQKESQTGKGMKIVTSFYPIYAMVKEVSGDLNDVRMIQSSSGIHSFEPSANDIAAIYDADVFVYHSHTLESWAGSLDPNLKKSKVKVLEASEGMTLDRVPGLEDVEAGDGVDEKTLYDPHTWLDPEKAGEEAQIIADKLSEVDSEHKETYQKNAQAFIKKAQELTKKFQPKFEKVSQKTFVTQHTAFSYLAKRFGLNQLGIAGISPEQEPSPRQLTEIQEFVKTYKVKTIFTESNASSKVAETLVKSTGVDLKTLNPLEADPQNDKTYLENLEENMSVLAEELK from the coding sequence ATGAAGAAACAAAATTTATTTTTGGTATTGTTAAGTGTCTTTCTTTTGTGTTTAGCTGCTTGTGGACAGAAGGAAAGTCAAACAGGGAAAGGGATGAAAATAGTAACCAGTTTTTACCCTATCTATGCTATGGTCAAGGAAGTATCTGGTGACTTGAATGATGTTCGAATGATTCAGTCAAGTAGCGGAATTCACTCCTTTGAACCTTCAGCAAATGATATTGCAGCCATCTATGATGCAGATGTCTTTGTCTACCATTCTCATACGCTCGAATCTTGGGCAGGAAGTCTGGATCCCAATCTTAAAAAATCTAAAGTTAAGGTTTTAGAGGCTTCTGAGGGAATGACTTTAGATCGTGTTCCTGGGCTAGAAGATGTGGAAGCAGGTGATGGAGTTGATGAAAAAACGCTTTATGATCCTCACACATGGCTAGATCCTGAAAAAGCTGGAGAAGAAGCCCAAATTATCGCTGATAAACTTTCAGAGGTTGATAGTGAGCACAAAGAAACTTATCAAAAAAATGCGCAAGCCTTTATCAAAAAAGCTCAAGAATTAACTAAGAAATTCCAACCTAAATTTGAAAAAGTGAGTCAGAAGACTTTTGTAACACAACATACAGCCTTTTCTTATCTAGCTAAGCGATTTGGACTCAATCAACTTGGAATTGCAGGTATCTCTCCAGAACAAGAACCAAGTCCAAGACAACTAACAGAAATTCAGGAATTTGTTAAGACCTATAAGGTTAAAACGATTTTTACAGAAAGTAATGCTTCTTCAAAAGTAGCTGAAACTCTTGTCAAATCAACAGGTGTAGATCTTAAAACTCTGAATCCTTTAGAGGCAGACCCACAAAATGACAAGACTTATTTAGAAAATCTTGAAGAAAATATGAGTGTTCTAGCAGAAGAATTAAAGTGA
- a CDS encoding APC family permease encodes MNIFRTKNVSLDKTEMHRHLKLWDLILLGIGAMVGTGVFTITGTAAATLAGPALVISIVISALCVGLSALFFAEFASRVPATGGAYSYLYAILGEFPAWLAGWLTMMEFMTAISGVASGWAAYFKGLLSQYEIALPQALNGTFNPQAGTFVDLLPILVLVLVTSLVLLNAKAALRFNSILVILKFSALALFVLVGIWHIKLDNWSNFAPYGFGQIYGASTGIMAGASLMFFGFLGFESISMAVDEVKTPQKNIPRGIVLSLSIVTILYALVTLVLTGVVHYSHLNVDDAVAFALRSVGISWAANYVSLVAILTLITVCISMTYALSRMIYSLARDGLMPAALKELTKTSKVPKNATILTGLASAVAAGMFPLASIAAFLNICTLAYLIMLAYGLIRLRKEKGMPKAGEFKTPLVPLLPILSIIICLSFMLQYNMETWIAFLVALLIGSLIYFTYGYKHSTIEE; translated from the coding sequence ATGAATATATTTAGAACAAAGAATGTTAGCTTAGATAAAACAGAGATGCATAGGCATTTGAAGTTATGGGATTTGATTTTGTTAGGTATTGGAGCCATGGTAGGGACAGGTGTCTTTACAATAACAGGTACTGCAGCCGCAACTCTAGCGGGTCCAGCCCTAGTGATTTCAATTGTCATTTCTGCCTTGTGTGTGGGATTATCAGCTCTCTTTTTTGCAGAATTTGCTTCACGAGTACCTGCTACAGGTGGTGCCTACAGTTATCTTTATGCTATTTTAGGAGAATTCCCAGCCTGGTTGGCTGGTTGGTTAACCATGATGGAATTCATGACAGCCATATCTGGTGTGGCTTCGGGCTGGGCAGCTTATTTTAAAGGGTTGCTCTCTCAATACGAGATAGCCCTTCCTCAGGCTTTAAATGGTACTTTTAATCCTCAAGCAGGGACATTTGTTGATTTATTGCCTATTCTTGTCTTGGTTCTAGTTACCTCACTTGTTTTACTTAATGCTAAGGCAGCCTTACGCTTTAACTCTATTTTAGTTATTTTGAAATTTTCTGCTTTAGCTCTCTTTGTTTTAGTAGGAATTTGGCATATCAAGCTTGATAATTGGAGTAATTTTGCTCCTTATGGTTTTGGCCAAATCTATGGCGCCAGTACGGGTATTATGGCTGGTGCGTCCTTGATGTTCTTTGGTTTTTTGGGCTTTGAATCCATCTCTATGGCTGTAGATGAAGTCAAAACTCCTCAAAAAAATATTCCGAGAGGGATTGTCTTATCGCTTTCTATAGTAACCATTCTTTATGCCTTGGTGACGCTTGTCTTGACTGGTGTGGTTCACTATAGTCATCTAAATGTCGATGATGCCGTTGCCTTTGCTCTTCGCAGCGTTGGGATCAGTTGGGCAGCTAATTATGTGTCATTAGTGGCTATCTTGACCTTGATTACGGTTTGTATCTCGATGACCTATGCCCTATCGCGTATGATTTACAGTTTAGCGCGTGACGGATTGATGCCTGCTGCCCTTAAAGAACTGACCAAAACAAGTAAGGTACCAAAAAATGCTACTATCTTGACAGGTCTAGCTTCTGCAGTAGCAGCAGGAATGTTCCCTCTTGCTAGTATCGCAGCCTTCTTAAATATTTGTACCTTGGCCTACTTGATTATGCTTGCTTATGGTCTGATTCGCTTACGGAAAGAAAAAGGAATGCCCAAAGCTGGAGAATTTAAAACACCATTGGTACCCTTATTACCAATTCTATCAATCATCATTTGTCTATCCTTTATGTTGCAGTATAATATGGAAACTTGGATAGCTTTCCTAGTTGCTTTGTTAATAGGAAGTCTTATTTACTTTACTTATGGTTATAAACATTCCACTATAGAAGAATAA
- the sdbB gene encoding thiol-disulfide oxidoreductase-associated lipoprotein SdbB, translating to MKKVMFAGLSLLSVVVLMACGEEETKKTQAPEQSPNQQQQTTVQQIAVGKEAPDFTLQSMDGKEVKLSDYKGKKVYLKFWASWCGPCKKSMPELMELAAKEDRDFEILSVIAPGIQGEKTAEQFPQWFQDQGYKDIPVLYDTKATTFQAYQIRSIPTEYLIDSQGKIGKIQIGVISNADAEAAFKEMN from the coding sequence ATGAAAAAAGTAATGTTTGCTGGATTAAGCCTTTTGTCAGTAGTTGTATTGATGGCCTGTGGTGAGGAAGAGACTAAAAAGACTCAAGCACCAGAACAATCCCCAAACCAACAGCAACAAACGACTGTACAACAAATTGCTGTTGGGAAAGAGGCTCCAGATTTCACCTTGCAATCTATGGATGGTAAAGAAGTTAAGTTATCTGATTATAAGGGTAAAAAAGTCTACTTGAAGTTTTGGGCTTCATGGTGTGGTCCATGTAAAAAAAGTATGCCTGAATTGATGGAATTAGCTGCAAAAGAAGATCGTGATTTCGAAATTCTTAGTGTCATTGCACCAGGAATTCAAGGTGAAAAAACTGCTGAGCAATTCCCACAATGGTTCCAAGATCAAGGTTATAAGGATATCCCAGTTCTTTATGACACAAAAGCAACTACATTCCAAGCTTATCAAATTCGAAGCATTCCTACAGAATACCTGATTGATAGTCAAGGAAAGATTGGAAAGATACAAATTGGTGTTATCAGTAATGCGGATGCAGAAGCAGCCTTTAAAGAAATGAACTAG
- the ccdA2 gene encoding thiol-disulfide oxidoreductase-associated membrane protein CcdA2, with the protein METIVFSISVFLAGILSFFSPCIFPLIPVYTGILLDDQESAKSFSLFGRKVLWSGLIRTLCFIAGISLIFFILGFGAGYFGNIFYANWFRYTMGTIIIILGLHQMEIFHFKKLEVQKSFTFKKSEANRYWSAFLLGITFSFGWTPCIGPVLSSVLALAASGGNGAWQGAIYTLIYTLGMAIPFLVLALASGVVMPYFGKMKRHMMLLKKIGGFLIILMGILLLLGQVNVLAGIFE; encoded by the coding sequence TTGGAAACGATAGTATTTTCAATCTCCGTTTTTTTAGCAGGGATCTTGTCCTTCTTTTCACCTTGTATATTTCCTCTGATACCTGTTTATACTGGAATTTTATTGGATGATCAGGAAAGTGCAAAAAGCTTTTCTTTATTTGGGAGAAAGGTTCTTTGGTCGGGCTTGATTCGAACATTGTGCTTTATTGCAGGTATCTCTCTCATTTTCTTTATCTTAGGATTTGGTGCTGGTTACTTTGGTAATATCTTCTATGCCAATTGGTTTCGCTATACCATGGGAACAATTATTATCATTTTAGGTTTACACCAGATGGAAATTTTTCATTTTAAGAAATTAGAGGTTCAAAAAAGCTTTACTTTTAAGAAATCAGAAGCCAATCGTTATTGGTCAGCCTTTTTACTCGGTATTACTTTTAGCTTTGGTTGGACGCCTTGTATCGGTCCAGTTTTAAGTTCTGTTTTAGCACTTGCGGCTTCTGGAGGCAATGGCGCTTGGCAAGGAGCTATCTATACCTTGATTTACACTCTAGGAATGGCCATTCCTTTCTTAGTTTTGGCTCTAGCTTCAGGTGTAGTAATGCCTTATTTTGGCAAAATGAAGCGTCATATGATGCTACTGAAGAAAATTGGTGGTTTCCTCATTATTTTAATGGGAATTTTGTTACTATTAGGACAAGTAAATGTTCTAGCTGGAATTTTTGAATAA